A genomic region of bacterium contains the following coding sequences:
- a CDS encoding FG-GAP-like repeat-containing protein yields MKRAVSTGPRRAVLVFGLFGAILYAPPSQPAAVEPVLRTFRHPDGKEFIGWVLGDEFVVFYETAEGFSIAQNAAGFWCYARLGADGRLEASEYLVGEAIPDAVIAEKHRRHAPHVMQDLQQRREAHYENLRLLAPGPAKPVGDLRLAKRAVNHYRLAVLLVEFPDTPASYAPADFEQMLFSEGYTYVSPAPGEPAFGSLRDYYLAMSNGMLSVTGQAFNWVQADSNKSYYERHGNLRFEAINKSGVSLADFDGYVVIYAGTVGPSGSNLWPQAFSTGGKLHYVMSEKWLSRYEFAPIGVHCHEFGHLLGLPDLYDTDFSSPGAGRWCTMSTGNYGSGFHERPHHLCAWAKITLGWLVPQTFYEGTAGPAVLPPVATARGAAKLISMASYFLLENRQQLDYDLNLPGDGLLIWHVDERYGSQSIDSHRLVDLEEADRTETGGDGGDPFPGTSQNSTFGAATLPASTDYDGHSYVNVSNIRVQGQDIYCELSVNLGPGAGITLNQKGNFPTIFTAMEAAFPHGEVYLPRGLYYESDLRLKEGVRVRGEQAAATIIDGQGRRLIEMRNISSGEIRDLSMVNGSTGIFVLRSQVDISYTVIAGMSVDGIVAFETAAHLRNNTIINVAAAGLSCLAGATAQVRNNIFAHNTTGIAKLESAQPELFYNDVWNNAINYQGLAAGGSDLSRDPLFINPFFGDFRLRAESPCINAGDPDSAFTDPDGTRSDIGALPFAFTPPPAPGEFRVNCGGETYRAPDSSVWLHDQPYLPGGAGFVGGVADSTNDPIAHTEMAELYQTVRRGLSAYRLDVPNGRYRVRLHFAEIEFEAPHQRRFDVAIENQLFLQDLDIYALVGHDFALVEETLAPVEDGQLNISFTPRREEPVLAGLEVQPINPLFIDIAAFAKAADPGAGVGAALGDYDGDGSLDIFVANAQKTSTLLQNNGLATFINQTQAAGLQAAESAEAGVWGDYDNDGRLDLYVVRSEKPGLLYHNLGTGRFADGAATAGVTNERAGRSAVWSDFDRDGHLDLFVANAGVSRLYRNIGNGSFEDLAPAAGVGDPLSSTGALGGDFNHDGFPDLLVTQLDHTFSSPNMLYLNNQDFTFTAATLGQNGLGATAGDYDNDGDLDIFMISMLNPLGAGEHLLLRNEGNGHFTDVADSAGLRAELPGQSAAWGDFDNDGWLDLHLAGPSQSRQIMRNLGNGKFSDFSQAAGVPALPFARANVSGDLDHDGDAEIYVVNQNQPNGLYQNLCRGNNWLVIKLEGRRSNRAAIGSRVRLRAGELALWREVLGGSGFRSQESLALEVGLGNHEQVDTLAVFWASGLVESFTAVRGVNRYLTIVEGVTVQADTHTDHTALPARFSLSQNFPNPIWGGPHAGATTIQYTLARPGRVELKIFNLLGQEVRVLAHGLQSAGRHTASWDGRDAAGIPVNSGIYFYQLDTDQSRSRKKMLVLMRSQ; encoded by the coding sequence GCCCGGGCCGGCCAAACCGGTGGGCGACCTGCGGTTGGCCAAGCGCGCAGTGAATCACTACCGGCTGGCGGTGTTGCTGGTGGAATTTCCCGACACGCCGGCCTCTTATGCGCCCGCTGATTTCGAGCAGATGTTGTTTTCCGAAGGCTACACTTATGTTTCGCCGGCGCCCGGCGAGCCGGCTTTCGGCAGCCTGCGGGATTACTACCTGGCCATGTCGAACGGCATGCTCAGCGTCACCGGTCAGGCCTTCAACTGGGTTCAAGCCGACAGCAACAAGAGCTACTACGAAAGGCACGGCAACTTGCGCTTCGAGGCCATCAACAAGAGCGGCGTGAGCCTGGCAGATTTCGACGGCTATGTGGTCATCTATGCCGGCACGGTTGGTCCGTCGGGCAGCAATCTTTGGCCGCAGGCCTTCAGCACGGGCGGCAAGCTTCATTACGTTATGTCCGAGAAATGGCTCTCGCGGTATGAGTTTGCGCCCATCGGGGTGCACTGCCATGAATTCGGCCATCTGCTCGGCCTGCCGGATTTGTATGACACCGATTTCAGCTCGCCGGGCGCGGGCCGGTGGTGCACGATGAGCACGGGAAATTACGGCAGTGGTTTTCATGAGCGGCCGCATCATCTCTGCGCCTGGGCCAAAATCACGCTCGGCTGGCTGGTACCGCAAACCTTTTATGAGGGCACGGCCGGGCCGGCCGTGCTGCCGCCCGTGGCAACGGCGCGCGGTGCCGCCAAGCTCATTTCAATGGCTTCGTACTTTTTGTTGGAGAATCGCCAGCAGCTCGATTACGACCTCAACCTGCCGGGCGATGGATTGCTGATTTGGCACGTGGACGAACGCTACGGCAGTCAGAGCATCGACAGCCACCGGCTGGTTGATCTCGAAGAGGCTGACCGCACTGAAACCGGCGGTGATGGCGGTGATCCTTTTCCTGGCACGAGCCAAAACTCCACCTTTGGTGCGGCAACCCTGCCGGCCAGCACGGATTACGACGGGCACAGCTATGTCAACGTGTCGAACATCAGGGTGCAGGGGCAGGATATTTACTGCGAGCTGTCGGTCAATCTGGGGCCGGGTGCCGGCATTACCCTCAATCAAAAGGGCAATTTCCCCACCATTTTCACGGCCATGGAAGCGGCGTTTCCTCATGGCGAAGTTTACCTCCCGCGCGGGCTTTATTATGAAAGCGATCTGCGTCTGAAAGAGGGCGTGCGGGTGCGCGGCGAGCAAGCCGCGGCGACGATCATTGATGGCCAAGGCCGGCGGCTGATCGAGATGCGCAATATCAGCAGCGGGGAAATCCGCGACTTGTCAATGGTGAATGGCAGCACCGGCATTTTTGTGCTTCGTTCGCAGGTTGATATCAGCTACACCGTGATCGCCGGCATGTCGGTCGACGGCATTGTTGCGTTTGAGACGGCAGCGCATCTGCGCAACAACACAATCATCAACGTCGCGGCTGCCGGACTTTCCTGCCTGGCTGGCGCAACGGCGCAGGTTCGCAACAACATTTTCGCCCACAACACCACCGGCATTGCCAAGCTGGAATCGGCACAGCCGGAGTTATTCTACAATGATGTTTGGAACAATGCCATCAACTATCAGGGACTGGCTGCGGGCGGCAGCGATCTCTCCCGGGACCCACTTTTCATCAATCCGTTCTTCGGAGATTTTCGGCTGCGCGCGGAATCCCCCTGCATCAATGCCGGCGATCCGGACTCTGCCTTCACCGATCCCGACGGCACCCGCAGCGACATCGGTGCGCTGCCGTTTGCCTTCACGCCGCCACCGGCGCCGGGAGAATTCCGGGTCAACTGCGGCGGTGAAACTTATCGCGCGCCGGATTCCAGCGTTTGGCTGCATGATCAGCCTTACCTTCCCGGCGGTGCCGGGTTCGTGGGCGGCGTTGCCGATTCCACCAACGACCCCATCGCGCACACCGAGATGGCGGAGCTTTACCAGACCGTGCGGCGCGGTTTGAGCGCTTATCGCCTCGACGTGCCCAACGGCCGTTATCGCGTGCGCCTGCATTTCGCCGAGATTGAATTCGAAGCCCCGCACCAGCGCCGCTTCGACGTCGCGATTGAGAATCAACTCTTCCTGCAAGATCTTGACATCTACGCGCTGGTTGGCCATGACTTTGCCCTTGTCGAAGAAACGCTGGCACCGGTGGAAGACGGCCAGCTCAACATTTCCTTCACGCCGCGCCGGGAGGAGCCGGTGCTTGCCGGCCTCGAAGTGCAGCCGATCAATCCCCTCTTTATTGACATTGCCGCTTTTGCCAAAGCTGCAGACCCGGGCGCCGGTGTTGGGGCGGCGCTGGGAGATTATGACGGCGATGGCAGCCTCGACATCTTCGTTGCCAATGCGCAGAAGACGAGCACCCTGCTGCAGAACAACGGCCTGGCTACGTTCATCAATCAAACCCAGGCAGCCGGGCTGCAAGCGGCAGAATCCGCGGAAGCCGGCGTGTGGGGAGATTATGACAATGACGGCCGGCTGGACTTGTACGTCGTGCGGAGCGAAAAGCCCGGCCTGCTTTATCACAATCTCGGTACCGGCAGATTCGCTGACGGGGCAGCCACCGCCGGCGTCACGAATGAGCGCGCGGGCCGCAGCGCCGTGTGGAGTGATTTCGACCGCGATGGTCATCTTGATCTGTTTGTCGCCAATGCCGGCGTGAGCCGCTTGTATCGCAACATCGGCAACGGCTCGTTTGAAGACCTGGCGCCTGCGGCGGGCGTGGGCGATCCGCTCAGCAGCACGGGTGCGCTTGGCGGCGATTTCAACCATGACGGCTTTCCGGATCTGCTGGTCACGCAACTCGACCACACCTTTTCTTCGCCCAATATGCTGTATCTCAACAATCAGGATTTCACCTTCACGGCGGCGACGCTGGGGCAGAACGGCCTGGGCGCCACCGCCGGCGATTATGACAACGACGGCGATCTCGACATTTTCATGATCAGCATGCTGAACCCACTGGGTGCCGGCGAACACTTGCTGTTGCGCAACGAGGGCAACGGCCATTTCACCGACGTGGCAGACTCCGCGGGCCTGCGTGCCGAGCTGCCAGGGCAAAGCGCGGCCTGGGGTGATTTTGACAATGACGGCTGGCTGGACCTGCATCTCGCCGGCCCGAGCCAGTCTCGCCAAATCATGCGCAACCTTGGCAACGGCAAGTTCTCCGATTTCTCGCAGGCAGCGGGTGTGCCGGCGCTGCCGTTTGCCAGGGCCAATGTCAGCGGCGACCTCGATCATGATGGTGACGCGGAGATCTACGTCGTTAATCAAAACCAGCCCAATGGGCTTTATCAGAATCTTTGCCGCGGAAATAACTGGCTCGTGATCAAGCTGGAGGGCCGCCGCAGCAACCGCGCCGCCATCGGCAGCCGCGTGCGCCTGCGGGCGGGAGAGCTTGCGCTTTGGCGCGAAGTGTTAGGCGGGTCGGGATTTCGCAGCCAGGAAAGTCTGGCGCTGGAGGTTGGTTTGGGCAACCACGAGCAGGTGGATACGCTGGCGGTCTTCTGGGCGAGCGGGCTGGTCGAGAGTTTCACTGCTGTCCGGGGCGTCAATCGGTATTTGACGATTGTGGAGGGTGTGACCGTGCAGGCGGACACGCACACTGATCACACGGCTCTGCCCGCCCGCTTTTCTCTCAGCCAGAATTTCCCCAACCCGATTTGGGGCGGGCCACACGCCGGTGCCACAACGATTCAGTACACTTTGGCGCGGCCGGGGCGCGTTGAACTGAAGATCTTCAATTTGCTCGGGCAGGAAGTGCGCGTGTTGGCGCACGGGCTGCAATCAGCAGGGCGGCATACGGCAAGCTGGGATGGAAGGGATGCAGCGGGAATTCCGGTCAATTCCGGCATATACTTTTATCAACTCGACACGGATCAATCTAGAAGCCGCAAAAAGATGTTGGTTTTGATGCGATCGCAATAG
- a CDS encoding S8 family serine peptidase — MTRNARAARISWFWASSGPMIVAAILLFLPAASRPQTPVQNTLLVKFTAAAFEKLQFERVDGQIRTGLPSLDALAQEFQLAEAARLIRAAGKNEARHAQFGLNRFFQFTFARATEVESLIQRFQHNEHLEFVQASRRYELHDGRKAGRQVTFTPNDPSFPSQWHYHNTGQTGGLPDADIDAPEAWDIETGDPGVIISDLDTGQDWDHPDLAANIWINPGEIAGNGVDDDLNGYIDDVRGWDFSNNDNNPDDYDGHGTHTAGTVAAVTNNGIGVAGVAFNAHVMPCKIFPNATDAAIAEAFTYAADNGARISTNSWGYTLPGPPSPVIEAAIDYFLATTNGVVVFSAGNNNSSDPSWGYPGSYPPVIAVAATDHSDHKASFSNYGSWVDVSAPGVNVLSTVIGGYASYSGTSMACPHVAGVAALVFAANPGFTGAQVRAQIAGGTDNIDALNPGFAGLLGTGRLNAYKALSAGPFPNPPANLQASVNGNTVQLSWDDPTTNTDGSPINLVQISIYRDGAEIAQVAPGLETYTDAGVVDGAHTYFATATNAQGEESSPSNTASVLVGDIDVVIWLPSDVIDPNLAEKAKERGLSEREVRGMVHQPTSHLALQAALAANDKSSAVIADITTVDLTQFEAVFAVLGIYPNNHVVLANSAEALALVNYITGGGKVYLEGGDVWYWDPNSAGGHDFGPLFGISGLSDGSGDLATVQGAAGTFTDGLHFPYAGQNNYIDRLAPNAPAFTIHLNSAPAYDCGVANNASNYRTIGTSYEFGGLTDGASTKEELMAAYLGFLDLPAGPVEAVIWIPQEVFEPNLAEKAAQRGFTLQQVETLKVRITSHEALAAALEDNGKTVNIVNELTAASLAGAQYLFVVLGIYPNNHVVQDGDPEVLIIQNFMAAGGKVYMEGGDVWYYDPLQLNGFNFGPLFGITAVADGVNDLKTVYGSCFVEELDFVYEGTNNFIDHIAAGAQACLFHSNFAPIYGCGVGYNPGTGSRTIGNSFQFGGMADNSLSAATKTQLMQHYLQFFETGPAECNVSIISPNGGESLTFGSVFEIQWTSAATSGLVDLELSTDGGASYTLIAGAEPDDGSHDWTVPNVLSSNCLVRISDHADPGCVDVSDNPFSLVPSTEWLVPISVQAVASQAGGLPEIKAFGLSFGGHPAATDGFDAGLDIVAAPPGFNYYAYFSIAPPVSFLSRDIRGWLPPFNTDIDWLLVITNAIGITSDVSWDNTEFPAQGTFTLKGPGVNVNMRTQSSVQVTGNVVLVIEYRSEACVTFDFPVSTGAWYLISLPVVPEDGSLDTLFPNAAIAFSWNYAAQSYTQVTTLEPEKAYWLLFLQASSAEVCGQPLESYTRNYALQGWDLTGAVLETSPLVDNPDNSVLAMFGWNPATGQYYNVSPFVAEPQQGYWILVYQVPSSITVGGTLLGEAGKPAVAGASAGDLTAFYQSHGVMPPPPPFALGESEPPPALPKSFDLSQNFPNPFNPETQIAYQLPAAGRVALRIYNMLGQPLRTLVEGELAAGYHKAVWNGKDDAGQPLPSGVYLYRLEVSAPASGAAKTFSQTRKIVLLK; from the coding sequence ATGACGCGAAACGCACGAGCAGCCAGGATCAGTTGGTTCTGGGCGTCTTCCGGTCCGATGATCGTCGCAGCCATTTTGCTCTTTCTGCCCGCGGCCTCCCGACCCCAGACGCCGGTGCAGAATACCTTGTTGGTGAAGTTCACTGCCGCCGCCTTCGAGAAGTTGCAGTTCGAGCGCGTGGACGGCCAGATTCGCACCGGCCTGCCCTCGCTGGACGCCCTGGCACAAGAGTTTCAGCTTGCCGAGGCAGCACGACTCATCCGGGCCGCGGGCAAGAATGAAGCCCGGCATGCCCAATTTGGCCTGAATCGCTTCTTCCAATTCACCTTTGCGCGTGCAACCGAGGTGGAATCCCTGATTCAGCGCTTCCAGCACAATGAACATCTGGAATTTGTGCAAGCCAGCCGCCGCTACGAACTCCACGACGGCCGCAAGGCCGGGCGGCAAGTGACCTTCACCCCCAACGATCCTTCCTTTCCCAGCCAATGGCACTATCACAACACCGGCCAAACCGGCGGCCTGCCGGACGCGGATATCGACGCCCCGGAAGCTTGGGACATTGAAACCGGCGACCCCGGCGTGATCATTTCCGACCTTGATACCGGTCAGGATTGGGATCACCCTGATCTTGCCGCCAACATTTGGATCAATCCCGGTGAGATTGCCGGCAACGGCGTTGACGATGATCTCAATGGCTACATCGATGATGTCCGCGGCTGGGATTTCTCCAACAATGACAACAATCCCGATGATTATGACGGCCATGGCACGCACACGGCCGGCACCGTTGCGGCGGTCACCAATAACGGCATCGGCGTGGCCGGCGTCGCCTTCAACGCTCATGTGATGCCCTGCAAGATTTTTCCCAATGCCACCGATGCCGCGATTGCCGAGGCCTTCACCTACGCCGCGGACAATGGCGCGCGCATCTCCACCAACAGTTGGGGTTACACTCTGCCGGGGCCACCTTCACCGGTGATCGAAGCGGCGATCGACTACTTCCTGGCCACGACCAACGGGGTGGTGGTGTTTTCAGCCGGAAACAACAATTCTTCTGATCCCTCCTGGGGTTATCCCGGTTCCTATCCGCCGGTGATCGCGGTGGCAGCGACGGATCACAGCGATCACAAAGCTTCTTTTTCGAACTACGGCAGTTGGGTTGACGTTTCCGCGCCCGGTGTCAATGTGCTGAGCACGGTGATCGGCGGCTATGCTTCCTATAGCGGTACGTCGATGGCGTGTCCGCATGTCGCCGGTGTTGCGGCCCTGGTGTTTGCCGCCAATCCGGGATTCACTGGCGCGCAAGTGCGGGCGCAAATCGCTGGTGGAACGGATAACATCGATGCTTTGAATCCGGGCTTTGCCGGATTGCTGGGCACCGGCCGGCTCAATGCCTACAAAGCTTTGTCCGCAGGGCCTTTCCCCAATCCGCCGGCCAACCTGCAGGCCAGTGTCAACGGCAACACCGTTCAACTCAGTTGGGATGATCCCACCACCAACACGGACGGCAGTCCCATCAATCTTGTTCAGATCAGCATTTATCGGGACGGCGCTGAAATCGCGCAAGTCGCGCCGGGCCTGGAGACCTATACTGATGCGGGTGTGGTGGATGGGGCGCACACCTACTTCGCGACCGCGACCAATGCGCAGGGGGAAGAAAGCAGCCCGAGCAACACAGCGTCGGTTCTAGTCGGCGACATCGATGTGGTCATTTGGCTGCCCTCCGATGTGATTGATCCCAATCTTGCGGAAAAGGCGAAGGAACGCGGCCTGAGCGAGCGCGAAGTCCGCGGCATGGTGCACCAGCCGACGAGCCATCTCGCCTTGCAGGCGGCACTGGCGGCAAACGACAAAAGCTCGGCGGTGATTGCGGATATTACCACGGTTGACTTGACGCAATTTGAGGCCGTCTTTGCGGTGCTGGGCATTTACCCGAACAATCACGTGGTGCTTGCAAACAGCGCTGAAGCATTGGCTCTGGTCAATTACATCACCGGCGGAGGCAAGGTTTACCTCGAAGGCGGAGATGTCTGGTACTGGGATCCTAACTCCGCCGGCGGCCACGATTTCGGGCCACTCTTTGGCATCAGCGGCCTCAGTGATGGCAGCGGCGATCTGGCGACGGTCCAGGGCGCGGCGGGCACGTTTACTGACGGGTTGCACTTTCCCTATGCCGGCCAAAACAACTATATCGATCGTCTCGCACCCAACGCTCCGGCTTTTACCATTCATCTAAACTCCGCCCCGGCCTACGATTGCGGCGTGGCAAATAACGCTTCGAACTATCGAACCATCGGCACTTCCTATGAATTCGGCGGCCTGACCGACGGCGCCTCGACCAAAGAAGAATTGATGGCGGCATATCTTGGCTTCCTCGATTTGCCCGCCGGCCCCGTGGAGGCAGTCATCTGGATTCCGCAAGAGGTATTCGAGCCCAACCTGGCAGAAAAGGCGGCGCAACGCGGGTTTACGCTGCAGCAAGTGGAAACCTTGAAGGTGCGGATCACCAGCCACGAGGCCCTGGCGGCGGCTCTGGAGGACAATGGCAAGACCGTCAATATCGTCAACGAGTTGACCGCAGCAAGCCTTGCCGGCGCCCAGTATTTGTTCGTTGTGCTGGGCATCTATCCCAACAATCATGTCGTTCAGGACGGCGACCCGGAAGTGCTGATCATTCAGAACTTCATGGCTGCCGGCGGCAAAGTGTACATGGAAGGTGGTGACGTTTGGTATTATGATCCGCTGCAATTGAACGGCTTCAATTTTGGGCCGCTTTTTGGAATTACCGCCGTAGCCGATGGCGTCAACGATCTCAAAACGGTTTATGGCTCCTGCTTCGTCGAAGAACTCGATTTCGTCTATGAAGGCACCAACAATTTCATCGATCACATTGCTGCCGGCGCACAAGCTTGTTTGTTCCACAGCAACTTCGCTCCGATCTACGGCTGCGGTGTTGGGTATAATCCAGGAACCGGTTCTCGCACCATCGGCAATTCCTTTCAGTTTGGCGGGATGGCTGACAACTCCTTGAGCGCGGCAACGAAGACCCAGTTGATGCAGCACTATCTGCAGTTTTTCGAAACCGGCCCGGCCGAATGCAACGTCTCCATTATCTCGCCCAACGGTGGCGAGTCCTTGACCTTCGGTAGTGTCTTTGAAATTCAGTGGACCTCTGCCGCCACCAGCGGTTTGGTGGACCTCGAACTCTCGACCGACGGTGGCGCAAGTTATACGCTGATCGCCGGTGCTGAGCCGGATGACGGTTCCCATGACTGGACGGTGCCCAATGTCCTGTCCAGCAATTGCCTGGTGCGGATCAGCGATCATGCGGATCCCGGCTGTGTCGACGTCAGCGACAATCCTTTCTCCCTTGTTCCTTCCACGGAGTGGTTGGTGCCGATTTCGGTCCAGGCCGTGGCCAGCCAAGCCGGTGGTCTGCCAGAAATCAAAGCTTTTGGCCTCTCCTTTGGCGGACATCCCGCGGCCACAGACGGATTTGACGCCGGTTTGGATATTGTAGCTGCGCCGCCGGGATTCAACTATTATGCCTATTTCTCGATCGCGCCTCCGGTCAGCTTCCTGAGCCGCGACATTCGTGGCTGGCTGCCGCCGTTTAACACAGATATTGACTGGTTGCTGGTGATTACCAATGCCATTGGCATTACCAGTGACGTGAGCTGGGACAACACAGAGTTCCCGGCGCAAGGCACGTTCACGTTGAAAGGCCCGGGCGTGAACGTCAACATGCGCACGCAGAGCAGTGTGCAGGTGACCGGCAACGTGGTGTTGGTCATCGAATACCGTTCGGAAGCTTGCGTGACGTTCGATTTTCCGGTGAGCACCGGCGCCTGGTATTTGATCTCATTGCCGGTGGTTCCGGAGGATGGCTCGCTCGACACTTTGTTCCCGAATGCCGCCATTGCTTTTAGCTGGAATTACGCAGCCCAATCTTACACCCAGGTAACAACGCTCGAGCCGGAAAAAGCTTATTGGCTCTTGTTCCTGCAAGCCAGTTCTGCAGAAGTTTGCGGCCAGCCGTTGGAATCGTATACCCGCAATTATGCCTTGCAGGGCTGGGACTTGACCGGCGCCGTGTTGGAGACAAGCCCCTTGGTCGACAATCCGGACAACAGCGTGCTGGCGATGTTCGGATGGAACCCCGCGACCGGTCAATACTACAACGTCAGCCCCTTCGTTGCCGAACCACAGCAAGGATACTGGATTTTGGTGTACCAAGTGCCGAGCTCGATCACGGTGGGAGGCACTCTGCTCGGGGAGGCAGGCAAGCCGGCCGTGGCTGGAGCATCGGCGGGGGATCTGACGGCATTCTATCAGAGCCACGGGGTCATGCCGCCGCCGCCGCCCTTTGCGCTGGGCGAGAGTGAGCCGCCGCCGGCGCTGCCCAAGAGCTTCGACTTGTCGCAGAACTTTCCCAATCCCTTTAATCCGGAAACACAGATCGCTTATCAACTGCCCGCAGCGGGCCGGGTGGCTTTGAGAATCTACAACATGCTCGGCCAGCCGCTGCGCACGCTGGTCGAGGGGGAACTGGCGGCCGGTTATCATAAGGCCGTCTGGAACGGCAAAGATGATGCGGGCCAGCCGTTGCCGAGCGGTGTCTATCTCTATCGCCTTGAAGTGAGCGCACCGGCCTCCGGCGCAGCCAAAACCTTTTCACAGACGCGAAAGATCGTGCTTTTGAAGTAG
- a CDS encoding AraC family transcriptional regulator produces MNCRNLLVYRVINHRRTEAWEPLAKQYCLHAANDLRRAVALLRQVPIACIITEVPQTRAVPVDELRYLRLNFQTIPLAVCGLSDSPDLIGEEIDGQGSVLRVIPPAAGRPLTEEISSLVEDHSYSVDFSVFGIAPKPYPARIKHALEMIRREFLHKELTVAQIATRLNVHRCHLDREFLRYCRIPPKQLILGLRLLIAVFLMKNEGLKLFHVAQLAGFPDYFEFCKLFRRHMGMPPSQFRQAHVFEDFSIHYRASSSRRANA; encoded by the coding sequence ATGAATTGCAGGAATTTGCTGGTCTATCGCGTCATCAACCACAGGCGGACCGAAGCGTGGGAGCCGTTGGCCAAGCAATACTGTCTGCATGCTGCCAATGATTTGCGCCGCGCGGTCGCACTACTGCGGCAGGTTCCGATCGCCTGCATCATTACCGAAGTGCCGCAGACGCGGGCCGTGCCGGTGGACGAGTTGCGCTACTTGCGCTTGAATTTTCAGACCATTCCGCTCGCGGTGTGCGGCCTTTCCGATAGTCCCGATTTGATCGGTGAGGAAATTGATGGGCAAGGCTCGGTGCTGCGGGTGATCCCGCCAGCCGCCGGTCGGCCGCTGACCGAGGAGATTTCCAGCCTGGTGGAAGATCACTCCTACTCGGTCGATTTCAGCGTCTTTGGCATCGCCCCCAAACCGTACCCGGCGCGCATCAAGCACGCGCTGGAGATGATCCGCAGAGAATTCCTGCACAAAGAGCTGACGGTTGCACAAATCGCCACCCGGCTGAATGTGCATCGCTGCCATTTAGATCGTGAGTTCTTGCGCTATTGTCGCATTCCACCCAAGCAGTTGATTCTCGGCCTTCGGTTGCTGATCGCGGTTTTCTTGATGAAGAACGAAGGCCTCAAGCTTTTTCACGTGGCGCAGTTGGCCGGCTTTCCGGATTATTTTGAATTTTGCAAGCTCTTTCGCAGGCACATGGGCATGCCACCCAGCCAGTTTCGCCAGGCGCATGTCTTTGAAGATTTCTCAATCCATTACCGCGCCTCATCTTCCCGGCGGGCAAATGCGTGA